The sequence GAACTCCTAATGTGCAAATGTGCGTATATGCAGATGTGCAAATGGATTTGCGCGTCGGCTATATTCTCATCATTTGCACATGTGCACATTTGCATATCTGCACATTAAAAAACCATGATCGACTTTAAAAGAATAGACCACATACACGTTTGCGTACCCGAAGAGCGGCTGGATGAAGCGCGGGCTTTTTATGCTGATATCATCGGCTTGCCCGAAACTTACCGGCCGGATGTTTTTGGAAGGCCCGGGCATTGGTTTAATGTATGCGGGATTGAACTGCACATTGGCGTGGAGGAAGCCCGCCCACGCACCATTCGCCACAGCGCCTTTGAGGTTACCGATGTAAAGGCCGCCAAAGCTTATTTGGAAAGCAAAGGTGTAGAGCTAATTTGGGAGCCGGTGATTCCCGGTCGCCAACGTTTCGCCTTTATCGATCCTTTCGGCAACCGGATGGAGTTGCTGCAGTTTGAGGTTGAGGGGGAGATGTAGAAAACAGCCCCCGAACATAAAACACATTGTCATTGCGAGCGATAGCGTGGCAATCTCAGAGGACAAGCAACGTGGACCTGCCTATGAGATTGCCGCGTCGCTACGCTCCTCGCAATGACAAGCTGATCATCAATTCTTCGCCAGCGTTGTCCGGTTCATTGATCTGGCGCTTTGCATCAGCCGCACAAATTCAGACCGGTAGCCTTCTTCGTCATTTCCCTTAGCGGCTTTGGCAATTTTTATAGCCTGATCAAATGTAGCGTTGGCTTTATAGTCCGATTCGCGCAGCAGCATGCCGGCTTCGGCAACTGCGGCGGCAAAGCGGTAATCGGCGCTCAGGTTGTCAAATTCCTTCGGGGTATCCATAACGGTGGCCTGGCTCAGTTTACTTACCGATCCCTGCGGTTGTTTGTAGCGGAATTTAATGGTCGCCATCTCATCCGAAGCAGAAGCCACTGCTGGTTTTTCCACCTTTTGATACTTTAACGGATCGACACTGCCCGAATAATCGTCCTTAACCCCTGCCGGGATGATCTCGTAAAAAGCAGTAACAGCATGGCCCGATCCCATATCGCCGGCATCCTTTTTATCGTTGTTAAAATCCTCTTTAGCCAGCAGGCGGTTCTCGTAGCCAATCAGGCGGTAGGCCTGCACTTTGGCCGGGTTAAATTCAATCTGCAGCTTCACATCCTTGGCTACGGTAAACATGGTGCCGCCAAACTCGCTCACCAGGGCCTTGTGGGCCTCGGTCAGGTTATCAATATAGGCGTAGTTACCATTGCCCTTATCGGCCAGGGTTTCCATTTTGCTATCTTTATAATTGCCCATGCCAAAACCCATGATGGATAGGTCTACGCCGCTATCTCGCTCTTTGGTGATCAATTGCTCCATGCTTTCGTCGCTGCTGGCGCCAACGTTAAAATCGCCATCGGTGGCCATTACAATGCGGTTGTTGCCGCCCTTCCTGAAATTCTCCCGGGCAATTTTATAGGCCAGCTTAATGCCCTCGCCACCCGCGGTTGATCCGCCCGCGCTCAGGTTATCAATGGCATCGTTTATGGTTTCCTTTTCATCGCCGCTGGTAGCGGGCAGCACCAGCCCGGCATTACCGGCATATACCACAATAGCTACCTTATCCTGTCTGCGCAACTGATCTACCAGCATTTTCATCGACTGCTTTACCAGCGGCAGTTTGTTCGGTTCGTTCATCGATCCGGAAACATCTATCAAAAAAACCAGGTTAGATGCCGGCAGTTTATCGGCCTTTATGGTACGGGCCTGGAGACCGATGCGCAGCAGACGGTGCTTCGGGTTCCAGGGTGCGGCGGCAAGCTCGGTGGCTATGGCCACCGGCTCGTCGCCTTTCGGTTCAGGTAATTGATATTTAAAATAGTTGATCATTTCCTCGATGCGCACGGCATCCTTAGGCGGTAATTGCCCTCCGTTAATAAAGCGGCGGATATTACTGTACGATGCCGCATCCACATCAACAGAAAAGGTCGACAATGGGTTATCAAGTGGGTTTTGGTATTTATTTTCGATGAATTTCCCGTACGATTCGTTAGCTACATCGGCCCGGGTAGTAATGTTTAATACGCTGGTCTTTATGCCATTTTTAGCGGCCTGGTCGCCATAGTCATCTATCATCTGCACCTTTTCTATAATATCGGCAGGCAGGTTTTGGATAGCTTTAGCTACATCACCACCGGCGTAATCTTTTCCGTTCAGCTTTATTTTAGTTACCGCCTGGCCTTTTGATGAGAGGTTGCCTTTATCATCTACCGATAAGCCCTCCATTTTTTTCAGCAGGTCTTCAAGCGATGTTTTTGCGCCGTTATCCCGTTTGGGTTTTTCGATGGCAATAGCTGCATTTCTTTTTGCATAGGTGTTGTTAGCAGGTGCAGAATTTCCGTACAGCTGCGAAAATACGGATGAGCCATCTGATGTCGACGTGCCGTACCCTGTTACAACTACCTCGCTTAACTCCCGCGAACTCGGTTCCATCTTAACATCCAGCTTATCCTTTTTGCCAACCTTTATAGTTTGCGGTTCGAAGCCAACAAAGGCAAACGTCAGCTTATCCTTGCCCGCGGGTAATGTAATGCTGTATTTTCCGCTTTGGTTGGTTTGTGTGCCGGTGTTGGTACCGGTTACTTTAACCGTTACGCCGGGCAAAGGCAGGCCATCGTCCTTAGCATAAACTGTTCCGCTGATTGTGCGGCCGCTATCCTGGCTGTATCCTGTCAGCCCGGCTAATAGCATTATCATAAGTAGCGCTATCTTTTTCATGATCCTTGTGATTTTTTTAATCATGATGCTATCGAAACCATATTTCCATAAACCAGTTAAAAAATTTATTTTGACGACGATAAAATGAGCGTATTCGGCCCGGCAAAAAAGCATGATGAAGCAGATGAACTGAAACTGCTGGACAGCTACCGCAAAAGCGGTGACATAGCTGTGCTTGGCCGTTTATATAAGCCCTATATGGGTTTGGTTTATGGTGTTTGCCTTAAATATTTAAAAGATGAGGAAGCCTGCAAGGATGCCGTGATGCAAATATTTGAGGAACTGGTAGATAAGGCCGCCCGGCACGAAATAAAACAGTTTAGGGGTTGGCTCTATGTACTTGCCCGCAACTATTGCCTGATGCAATTACGGTCGGCAAAAAAGATGGATGTAATTAGTATGGATGATGTTATGGAAAACAGCATCATTATGCATCCTGAAGAAGAAAACAAGGAAGAAGCGATGAAAGCGCTGGAGCGATGCATGGAAAAGCTGCCCGCAGCGCAAAAACAAAGTGTAAATTTGTTTTATTACAATGATAAGTGTTACAAGGAGATAGCCGACGAAACCGGCTTCACCCTTAACGAAGTAAAAAGCTATATACAAAACGGAAAACGCAATTTGAAAATTTGCCTGGAGAAAAACGGTGGCCTATAAAAAGCACTACATATCGCAAATACGGAAGTACCTGAACGGGGAGCTTGATGCCCGTGCCATGCACCAACTGGAGCGCGAGGCACAGGACGATCCGTTTTTGATGGATGCGATGGAGGGCTATGAACAAACCACCGGCCCGCAGCAAGGCCAGCTGAACGATTTGGATGCCCTACTGGAAAAACGCATCGGCCCAAGCAAGGTGCGCCGCATTATTCCGTGGAAGTATTACGCCGCCGCGGCATCGGTATTGTTGTTTTTAACCATTGGATATTTGCGATACGGCAGGCAGGAAGCCCCTGTTGACAAAAAAACGGCCGCGCTGGAAAAAGCGCCGGCACCTGCCGATCATCCACTGGTAAACGCTGATACGGTTGCTAAAACGGTTGCCGATAATAAAATGCTTGCGGCTACAGTTCCGCCTGCCCCCGCCAATAAACCGCAGGCGCAATTAAGGCAGGCCACAGTAAAGGCTGATGCGGAAATTCGTATTGATGAGCCGGTTGGCAATAGTGATGTTAAAGCAGTTACAGCGTATGGCTACGCTAAGAATGATGTGAAAGTAAAGCCAAATGCTACGCTTGCAGAATTATTGAAAAAAATGGAAGGTATAGAGGTTGACAGTAACGGCAACCTGACAGCTAAAGGGCGGGCGGTAACTAAAGTAAG comes from Mucilaginibacter mali and encodes:
- a CDS encoding RNA polymerase sigma factor; the encoded protein is MSVFGPAKKHDEADELKLLDSYRKSGDIAVLGRLYKPYMGLVYGVCLKYLKDEEACKDAVMQIFEELVDKAARHEIKQFRGWLYVLARNYCLMQLRSAKKMDVISMDDVMENSIIMHPEEENKEEAMKALERCMEKLPAAQKQSVNLFYYNDKCYKEIADETGFTLNEVKSYIQNGKRNLKICLEKNGGL
- a CDS encoding VOC family protein, producing MIDFKRIDHIHVCVPEERLDEARAFYADIIGLPETYRPDVFGRPGHWFNVCGIELHIGVEEARPRTIRHSAFEVTDVKAAKAYLESKGVELIWEPVIPGRQRFAFIDPFGNRMELLQFEVEGEM
- a CDS encoding vWA domain-containing protein, with translation MKKIALLMIMLLAGLTGYSQDSGRTISGTVYAKDDGLPLPGVTVKVTGTNTGTQTNQSGKYSITLPAGKDKLTFAFVGFEPQTIKVGKKDKLDVKMEPSSRELSEVVVTGYGTSTSDGSSVFSQLYGNSAPANNTYAKRNAAIAIEKPKRDNGAKTSLEDLLKKMEGLSVDDKGNLSSKGQAVTKIKLNGKDYAGGDVAKAIQNLPADIIEKVQMIDDYGDQAAKNGIKTSVLNITTRADVANESYGKFIENKYQNPLDNPLSTFSVDVDAASYSNIRRFINGGQLPPKDAVRIEEMINYFKYQLPEPKGDEPVAIATELAAAPWNPKHRLLRIGLQARTIKADKLPASNLVFLIDVSGSMNEPNKLPLVKQSMKMLVDQLRRQDKVAIVVYAGNAGLVLPATSGDEKETINDAIDNLSAGGSTAGGEGIKLAYKIARENFRKGGNNRIVMATDGDFNVGASSDESMEQLITKERDSGVDLSIMGFGMGNYKDSKMETLADKGNGNYAYIDNLTEAHKALVSEFGGTMFTVAKDVKLQIEFNPAKVQAYRLIGYENRLLAKEDFNNDKKDAGDMGSGHAVTAFYEIIPAGVKDDYSGSVDPLKYQKVEKPAVASASDEMATIKFRYKQPQGSVSKLSQATVMDTPKEFDNLSADYRFAAAVAEAGMLLRESDYKANATFDQAIKIAKAAKGNDEEGYRSEFVRLMQSARSMNRTTLAKN